The following proteins are co-located in the Nerophis lumbriciformis linkage group LG22, RoL_Nlum_v2.1, whole genome shotgun sequence genome:
- the csf2rb gene encoding cytokine receptor common subunit beta isoform X1 has product MMPLYWVMIMGMLPGLAVLAVRDRCPVHDTHSAHDVLMRSLQCHNDYESYVHCKWREGPHIPASLQLWFQTDGSRKPCEPTSPELRHEDGHRTVECKYETRSFSIGIEHTVFFHKDDVLCPSAPHKPLELYRHLRARTPVDLAAHDTGDGHVLLKWSSPYPAQSSLTKNLLYQVSYRPERQDAWTIRNETNTYVKLDMRMPRQGRRFEARVRDVADIGQWSDWSPVVTWRTKEDSRHLPSLHCVLDGEKKVTCSWEVSRELDHLISYQLACQHDNTTQSERCCVNPTVTFDPSRPLVRYSCSLTVADFSHLLLQPTRNAKTFKANTHICPRPPQQVKVREKDNNWLVEWTEPSTASKVRLYYQVKYNIAQNQDASVLLNVSEGSTSVTIPGVSLSPSQHHRVRVRSLVVPGEGSHYEGNPSDWTEPLDWTSHPAPWPFTTVVYSFISLFVAIVFWVFYYAIPQCHSKMTVWVSSIPSPGKSKALSGIQCAANQALIDSTCIWKVQHMDSVSTSSSSSSLVRPSEDAGNKDLEQDRQDRQDRKCNSLPLPAGGVNSSDLLVHFSGPYILCQSVDSKCRCEVTEEKDETPPHGPDSPSSVFFTQYRDGERCQDLASHSNTQRCEQRHQCVDNTDNPPTSSDLPLEYSSGPSWPTIRASGYCFVPS; this is encoded by the exons TGCTGATGCGGTCATTACAGTGTCATAACGACTATGAATCTTACGTCCACTGCAAATGGAGGGAGGGCCCACACATACCGGCATCCCTGCAGCTTTGGTTTCAGACAGACGGTAGCAG GAAGCCATGTGAGCCGACCAGCCCTGAACTCCGACACGAAGACGGGCACAGAACTGTGGAGTGTAAATATGAAACGCGTTCATTTTCTATCGGCATTGAACACACGGTCTTCTTTCACAAGGACGACGTTCTGTGTCCATCTGCCCCGCACAAGCCTTTGGAGCTTTATCGTCACC TGCGAGCACGCACACCAGTGGATCTGGCCGCACATGACACAGGCGATGGCCATGTGTTGCTCAAATGGTCCAGTCCTTATCCTGCACAGTCCTCCCTGACCAAAAACCTCTTGTACCAAGTCAGCTACAGGCCAGAGAGACAAGATGCATGGACA ATCAGGAATGAGACAAACACTTACGTCAAACTGGACATGAGGATGCCGCGACAAGGTCGCAGGTTTGAGGCCAGGGTGAGAGACGTGGCCGACATAGGACAGTGGAGTGACTGGAGCCCTGTGGTGACTTGGAGGACTAAAGAAG ACAGCAGGCATTTACCCAGCTTGCATTGCGTGCTGGATGGCGAGAAGAAGGTGACGTGCAGCTGGGAGGTGAGCAGAGAGCTGGATCACTTAATTAGTTACCAGCTGGCCTGTCAACACGACAACACAACACA GTCTGAGAGATGCTGCGTGAACCCGACGGTTACCTTTGACCCCAGTCGGCCGCTGGTGCGTTACAGCTGCTCGCTGACTGTCGCCGACTTTTCGCATCTGCTGCTGCAGCCAACACGCAATGCCAAGACGTTCAAGGCAAACACACACA TTTGTCCCCGGCCACCACAGCAGGTGAAGGTGAGGGAGAAAGACAACAACTGGCTTGTAGAATGGACCGAACCGAGCACAGCTTCAAAAGTCCGACTGTATTATCAAGTAAAGTATAACATCGCACAGAATCAG GACGCTTCTGTCCTGCTGAACGTCTCAGAGGGTTCCACATCAGTGACCATCCCAGGTGTGTCTCTGAGCCCATCCCAGCACCACCGAGTCCGAGTCAGGTCTTTAGTCGTCCCTGGAGAGGGATCACATTACGAAGGAAATCCCTCGGATTGGACCGAACCACTTGATTGGACCTCACATCCAG CCCCCTGGCCCTTCACCACCGTGGTCTATTCCTTCATCAGTCTGTTTGTGGCCATCGTCTTCTGGGTATTCTACTACGCTATTCCACAATGTCACAG CAAAATGACGGTCTGGGTGAGCTCAATTCCTTCTCCTGGCAAAAGCAAAGCTCTGTCGGGAATCCAG TGTGCCGCCAATCAAGCCCTGATAGACAGCACTTGCATCTGGAAAGTGCAGCACATGGACAGTGTGTCGACAAG CAGCTCCTCGAGCTCCTTGGTTAGGCCATCTGAGGATGCTGGAAATAAAGATTTGGAGCAGGACCGACAGGACCGACAGGACCGCAAGTGTAATAGCCTTCCCCTCCCTGCTGGGGGGGTTAATAGCTCTGACCTTCTGGTGCACTTCAGCGGCCCATATATCCTCTGTCAG TCCGTAGACTCCAAGTGCAGGTGTGAAGTGACGGAGGAGAAAGACGAAACGCCGCCACACGGTCCTGACTCGCCGTCCTCGGTGTTCTTCACCCAGTATAGAGATGGCGAGCGTTGCCAGGATCTGGCGTCGCACTCAAACACACAGAGGTGTGAGCAGCGCCATCAGTGCGTTGATAACACGGATAATCCACCCACCAGCAGTGATCTTCCCCTGGAATACAGCTCGGGACCCTCCTGGCCCACCATCAGGGCCTCGGGGTATTGTTTTGTGCCCTCATAG
- the csf2rb gene encoding cytokine receptor common subunit beta isoform X2, producing the protein MMPLYWVMIMGMLPGLAVLAVRDRCPVHDTHSAHDVLMRSLQCHNDYESYVHCKWREGPHIPASLQLWFQTDGSRKPCEPTSPELRHEDGHRTVECKYETRSFSIGIEHTVFFHKDDVLCPSAPHKPLELYRHLRARTPVDLAAHDTGDGHVLLKWSSPYPAQSSLTKNLLYQVSYRPERQDAWTIRNETNTYVKLDMRMPRQGRRFEARVRDVADIGQWSDWSPVVTWRTKEDSRHLPSLHCVLDGEKKVTCSWEVSRELDHLISYQLACQHDNTTQSERCCVNPTVTFDPSRPLVRYSCSLTVADFSHLLLQPTRNAKTFKANTHICPRPPQQVKVREKDNNWLVEWTEPSTASKVRLYYQVKYNIAQNQDASVLLNVSEGSTSVTIPGVSLSPSQHHRVRVRSLVVPGEGSHYEGNPSDWTEPLDWTSHPAPWPFTTVVYSFISLFVAIVFWVFYYAIPQCHSKMTVWVSSIPSPGKSKALSGIQCAANQALIDSTCIWKVQHMDSVSTSSSSSLVRPSEDAGNKDLEQDRQDRQDRKCNSLPLPAGGVNSSDLLVHFSGPYILCQSVDSKCRCEVTEEKDETPPHGPDSPSSVFFTQYRDGERCQDLASHSNTQRCEQRHQCVDNTDNPPTSSDLPLEYSSGPSWPTIRASGYCFVPS; encoded by the exons TGCTGATGCGGTCATTACAGTGTCATAACGACTATGAATCTTACGTCCACTGCAAATGGAGGGAGGGCCCACACATACCGGCATCCCTGCAGCTTTGGTTTCAGACAGACGGTAGCAG GAAGCCATGTGAGCCGACCAGCCCTGAACTCCGACACGAAGACGGGCACAGAACTGTGGAGTGTAAATATGAAACGCGTTCATTTTCTATCGGCATTGAACACACGGTCTTCTTTCACAAGGACGACGTTCTGTGTCCATCTGCCCCGCACAAGCCTTTGGAGCTTTATCGTCACC TGCGAGCACGCACACCAGTGGATCTGGCCGCACATGACACAGGCGATGGCCATGTGTTGCTCAAATGGTCCAGTCCTTATCCTGCACAGTCCTCCCTGACCAAAAACCTCTTGTACCAAGTCAGCTACAGGCCAGAGAGACAAGATGCATGGACA ATCAGGAATGAGACAAACACTTACGTCAAACTGGACATGAGGATGCCGCGACAAGGTCGCAGGTTTGAGGCCAGGGTGAGAGACGTGGCCGACATAGGACAGTGGAGTGACTGGAGCCCTGTGGTGACTTGGAGGACTAAAGAAG ACAGCAGGCATTTACCCAGCTTGCATTGCGTGCTGGATGGCGAGAAGAAGGTGACGTGCAGCTGGGAGGTGAGCAGAGAGCTGGATCACTTAATTAGTTACCAGCTGGCCTGTCAACACGACAACACAACACA GTCTGAGAGATGCTGCGTGAACCCGACGGTTACCTTTGACCCCAGTCGGCCGCTGGTGCGTTACAGCTGCTCGCTGACTGTCGCCGACTTTTCGCATCTGCTGCTGCAGCCAACACGCAATGCCAAGACGTTCAAGGCAAACACACACA TTTGTCCCCGGCCACCACAGCAGGTGAAGGTGAGGGAGAAAGACAACAACTGGCTTGTAGAATGGACCGAACCGAGCACAGCTTCAAAAGTCCGACTGTATTATCAAGTAAAGTATAACATCGCACAGAATCAG GACGCTTCTGTCCTGCTGAACGTCTCAGAGGGTTCCACATCAGTGACCATCCCAGGTGTGTCTCTGAGCCCATCCCAGCACCACCGAGTCCGAGTCAGGTCTTTAGTCGTCCCTGGAGAGGGATCACATTACGAAGGAAATCCCTCGGATTGGACCGAACCACTTGATTGGACCTCACATCCAG CCCCCTGGCCCTTCACCACCGTGGTCTATTCCTTCATCAGTCTGTTTGTGGCCATCGTCTTCTGGGTATTCTACTACGCTATTCCACAATGTCACAG CAAAATGACGGTCTGGGTGAGCTCAATTCCTTCTCCTGGCAAAAGCAAAGCTCTGTCGGGAATCCAG TGTGCCGCCAATCAAGCCCTGATAGACAGCACTTGCATCTGGAAAGTGCAGCACATGGACAGTGTGTCGACAAG CTCCTCGAGCTCCTTGGTTAGGCCATCTGAGGATGCTGGAAATAAAGATTTGGAGCAGGACCGACAGGACCGACAGGACCGCAAGTGTAATAGCCTTCCCCTCCCTGCTGGGGGGGTTAATAGCTCTGACCTTCTGGTGCACTTCAGCGGCCCATATATCCTCTGTCAG TCCGTAGACTCCAAGTGCAGGTGTGAAGTGACGGAGGAGAAAGACGAAACGCCGCCACACGGTCCTGACTCGCCGTCCTCGGTGTTCTTCACCCAGTATAGAGATGGCGAGCGTTGCCAGGATCTGGCGTCGCACTCAAACACACAGAGGTGTGAGCAGCGCCATCAGTGCGTTGATAACACGGATAATCCACCCACCAGCAGTGATCTTCCCCTGGAATACAGCTCGGGACCCTCCTGGCCCACCATCAGGGCCTCGGGGTATTGTTTTGTGCCCTCATAG